A single region of the Streptomyces virginiae genome encodes:
- the kdpF gene encoding K(+)-transporting ATPase subunit F, with protein MNTETVVGIIVAVCLVGYLVLALFFPEKF; from the coding sequence GTGAACACGGAAACTGTCGTAGGCATCATCGTCGCGGTCTGTCTGGTCGGCTATCTGGTCCTGGCGTTGTTCTTCCCGGAGAAGTTCTGA
- a CDS encoding DUF305 domain-containing protein, with translation MTIHFGMPGMMDDQDVTRLGNARSNAFDTVFLPMMVEHHEGVIGMTKTEKPQGTYGPAKALADEIVTSQAA, from the coding sequence ATGACGATTCACTTCGGCATGCCCGGCATGATGGACGACCAGGACGTGACCAGGCTCGGCAATGCCAGGAGCAACGCATTCGACACCGTGTTCCTGCCCATGATGGTCGAACACCACGAAGGCGTGATCGGCATGACCAAGACGGAGAAGCCGCAGGGTACATACGGCCCCGCCAAAGCTCTGGCCGACGAGATAGTCACCTCTCAGGCCGCCTAG
- a CDS encoding SDR family NAD(P)-dependent oxidoreductase — MSSSLSGRTVLVTGATAGIGYETARRLAERGATVLLHGRTSEEAQAAADRLVATAGVDGARLRPLAADFARLEEVENLAHAVVREHPRLDVLVNNAAIAAPERHTLTVDGNEVAFQVNFLAHYLLTNLLESALTTDPGGRVVNVSSSLHRTAAIQWSDPNRERRYSRLAAYAQSQLALTVFASDLRVTAVSVHPGVCATGLLSLYGNEGESAAEGAQHVVRLCDPATEIVNGAYYDRSERVAPAAAATEDRTIKRLNKLADLLVGHTA; from the coding sequence ATGTCTTCTTCCCTGTCCGGACGTACCGTCCTCGTCACCGGCGCCACCGCCGGCATCGGCTACGAGACCGCCCGCCGGCTCGCCGAGCGGGGCGCCACCGTCCTCCTCCACGGCCGCACATCCGAGGAGGCCCAGGCCGCCGCCGACCGGCTCGTTGCCACCGCCGGTGTGGACGGCGCCCGTCTCCGACCGCTCGCCGCCGACTTCGCCCGCCTGGAGGAAGTCGAGAACCTGGCCCACGCCGTCGTACGGGAGCACCCGCGCCTGGACGTACTCGTCAACAACGCGGCCATCGCAGCCCCCGAGCGTCACACGCTCACCGTCGACGGCAACGAGGTCGCCTTCCAGGTCAACTTCCTCGCCCACTACCTCCTCACCAACCTCCTGGAATCCGCCCTCACCACCGACCCCGGCGGGCGCGTCGTCAACGTCTCCTCCTCCCTCCACCGCACCGCGGCCATCCAGTGGAGCGACCCGAACCGGGAGCGCCGCTACTCACGGCTCGCCGCCTACGCGCAGTCGCAACTGGCCCTGACCGTCTTCGCCTCCGACCTGCGCGTCACCGCCGTCTCCGTCCACCCCGGTGTCTGCGCGACCGGTCTCCTGTCGCTGTACGGGAACGAGGGCGAATCCGCCGCCGAGGGCGCCCAGCACGTCGTTCGTCTCTGCGACCCGGCCACCGAGATCGTCAACGGCGCCTACTACGACCGCTCCGAACGCGTCGCCCCGGCCGCCGCCGCCACCGAGGACCGCACGATCAAGCGCCTCAACAAGCTCGCCGACCTGCTCGTCGGCCACACCGCCTGA
- a CDS encoding GNAT family N-acetyltransferase has product MIEIAPRQLPALSRWFPTGSPGPGALAEHVLTTGVGHWWADRPDQPRVLAVSCADHVLLRGDPGVLAPDSLKRFAGQYVETPARFWPTLGPAFERVVPRERMLYVHQAPATLTRPPRGVTVRRLTCGDAAALAELHSGNAWIHASWGGPGGLAASGHGWAAFAKGRILSVACAYFLGSAYEDIAVVTVPDRRRELPQLPLGGAPTALACVAGLTADIRARGHTASWCCSRDNRPSRLLAWTAGFRLTREYVHHATGRAVASEARATPVPA; this is encoded by the coding sequence GTGATCGAAATCGCACCGCGGCAACTTCCGGCCCTGAGCCGCTGGTTCCCCACGGGCTCGCCCGGTCCCGGCGCCCTCGCCGAGCACGTGCTGACCACTGGCGTCGGCCACTGGTGGGCCGACCGCCCGGATCAGCCCCGTGTCCTCGCCGTCAGCTGCGCGGACCACGTGCTGCTGCGCGGCGACCCGGGCGTCCTCGCACCGGACTCGTTGAAGCGGTTCGCCGGCCAGTACGTCGAAACTCCCGCGCGCTTCTGGCCCACGCTCGGCCCTGCCTTCGAGCGCGTCGTCCCCCGGGAACGGATGCTGTACGTCCACCAGGCCCCTGCGACCCTCACCCGCCCGCCGCGCGGCGTCACGGTGAGACGCTTGACGTGCGGGGACGCTGCGGCGTTGGCCGAACTGCACTCCGGGAACGCCTGGATCCACGCCAGTTGGGGCGGACCCGGCGGCCTCGCCGCCTCCGGCCACGGCTGGGCCGCATTCGCCAAGGGCCGGATCCTGTCCGTCGCCTGCGCCTACTTCCTCGGCAGCGCCTACGAGGACATCGCGGTCGTCACCGTGCCGGATCGCCGCCGCGAACTCCCCCAGCTACCGCTGGGAGGGGCCCCCACCGCGCTGGCCTGTGTCGCCGGCCTGACGGCCGACATCCGAGCCCGTGGACACACGGCGAGCTGGTGCTGCTCGCGCGACAACCGGCCGAGCCGGCTGCTGGCCTGGACGGCCGGCTTCCGGCTGACCCGCGAATACGTCCACCACGCCACCGGACGCGCCGTGGCATCCGAGGCCCGGGCAACGCCAGTACCCGCGTAG
- a CDS encoding hemolysin family protein, which yields MTAIQLLIGALTLITNAFFVGAEFALISVRRSQIEPAALKGNRRAKTTLWGLEHLSAMMATAQLGITVSSLVLGAVAEPAIAHLLEPPFHAIGVPESLIHPIAFVIALTLATYLHMLVGEMIPKNIALAAPAPTALLLGPPLVAVTRALRPFVFGINAFANALLRLLKVEPKDEVGSIFTDDELARLVKDSSAAGLLGPEDGERLQDALELGTRPVGEVMVPLERVATVGHDITPRQLERTASHHGFSRLPVTGPGEEILGYLHIKDALGAPERDQPFPRASLHPITKVALDTPLDDTMTAMRAAGTHLAAVTGSKGTVLGFVTMEDLLEELVGAAHDPGA from the coding sequence ATGACCGCGATCCAGCTGCTGATCGGCGCCCTCACCCTGATCACCAACGCCTTCTTCGTCGGCGCCGAGTTCGCCCTGATCTCCGTACGCCGCAGCCAGATCGAACCCGCCGCCCTCAAGGGCAACAGGCGGGCCAAGACGACGCTGTGGGGCCTGGAACACCTCTCCGCGATGATGGCCACCGCCCAGCTCGGCATCACCGTCTCCTCCCTGGTCCTGGGCGCGGTCGCCGAACCGGCCATCGCCCACCTGCTGGAACCGCCGTTCCACGCAATCGGCGTGCCCGAGAGCCTGATCCACCCGATCGCCTTCGTCATCGCGCTCACCCTGGCGACCTACCTCCACATGCTCGTCGGCGAGATGATCCCGAAGAACATCGCACTCGCCGCCCCGGCACCCACCGCGCTGCTCCTCGGGCCGCCGCTGGTCGCCGTCACCCGGGCGCTGCGGCCGTTCGTCTTCGGCATCAACGCCTTCGCCAACGCGCTGCTGCGTCTGCTGAAGGTCGAGCCCAAGGACGAGGTCGGCTCCATCTTCACCGACGACGAACTCGCCCGCCTGGTCAAGGACTCGTCCGCAGCCGGCCTGCTCGGCCCCGAGGACGGCGAGCGCCTCCAGGACGCCCTGGAGCTCGGCACCCGGCCGGTCGGCGAGGTCATGGTGCCCCTGGAGCGCGTGGCGACCGTCGGCCACGACATCACCCCGCGACAGTTGGAGCGCACGGCCTCGCACCACGGCTTCTCCCGCCTTCCGGTCACCGGACCGGGCGAGGAGATCCTGGGCTACCTGCACATCAAGGACGCCCTCGGCGCCCCTGAACGCGACCAGCCCTTCCCGCGTGCGTCGCTGCACCCGATCACCAAGGTCGCGCTCGACACCCCCCTGGACGACACCATGACCGCGATGCGCGCGGCCGGTACCCACCTCGCCGCCGTCACCGGCAGCAAGGGCACCGTCCTCGGCTTCGTCACCATGGAAGACCTCCTCGAAGAGCTCGTCGGCGCGGCCCACGACCCCGGCGCCTGA
- a CDS encoding APC family permease has protein sequence MGAVSGSSGTGELKRHLGVFDAVVIGLGSMIGAGIFAALAPAAGAAGSGLLLGLALAAVVAYCNAMSSARLAARYPASGGTYVYGRERLGGFWGYLAGWAFVVGKTASCAAMALTVGSYVWPVQAHAVAVASVVALTAVNYAGVQKSAWLTRVVVAVVLAVLAAVVVAAATSVDAHTAGLGIGDDATFGGVLQAAGLLFFAFAGYARIATLGEEVRDPARTIPRAIPLALGITLVVYAAVAVAVLLVLGPQGLAAAMAPLSDAARAAGTDWLVPVVRVGAAVAALGSLLALILGVSRTTLAMARDHHFPHALAAVHPKFQVPHRAELVVGAVVAVLAATTDVRGAIGFSSFGVLAYYAIANASAWTLTPDEGRPARIIPVVGLAGCLVLAFALPASSVLSGAAVLAAGAAAYAVRRTLTAHEL, from the coding sequence ATGGGTGCGGTGTCGGGGTCTTCGGGCACAGGTGAGTTGAAGCGGCACCTGGGTGTGTTCGACGCCGTGGTGATCGGCCTGGGGTCGATGATCGGGGCGGGGATCTTCGCCGCCCTGGCTCCGGCGGCTGGTGCGGCCGGGTCGGGGCTGCTGCTCGGCCTGGCGCTGGCCGCGGTGGTGGCGTATTGCAACGCGATGTCCTCGGCGCGCCTGGCCGCACGCTACCCCGCCTCAGGAGGTACGTACGTCTACGGGCGGGAGCGGCTGGGAGGGTTCTGGGGCTACCTGGCCGGATGGGCGTTCGTGGTCGGCAAGACCGCCTCCTGTGCGGCCATGGCGCTGACCGTCGGCTCGTACGTGTGGCCTGTTCAGGCGCACGCCGTCGCGGTCGCATCCGTGGTGGCGCTGACGGCAGTCAACTACGCCGGGGTGCAGAAGTCCGCCTGGCTCACCCGCGTCGTTGTCGCCGTGGTCCTGGCCGTGCTGGCTGCCGTAGTGGTCGCCGCAGCCACCTCCGTCGACGCACACACCGCCGGGCTCGGCATCGGTGACGACGCGACCTTCGGCGGCGTGCTCCAAGCGGCGGGCCTGCTGTTCTTCGCGTTCGCCGGCTACGCCCGCATCGCCACCCTCGGCGAGGAAGTCCGCGACCCCGCCCGCACCATCCCCCGGGCCATCCCGCTCGCCCTCGGCATCACACTCGTCGTCTACGCGGCCGTCGCCGTCGCCGTCCTGCTCGTGCTGGGCCCGCAAGGGCTGGCTGCCGCCATGGCTCCCCTGTCGGATGCTGCACGGGCCGCAGGCACGGACTGGCTGGTGCCCGTCGTACGGGTGGGTGCCGCCGTGGCCGCACTCGGCTCGCTCCTCGCCCTGATCCTCGGGGTCTCGCGTACGACCCTGGCCATGGCCCGCGACCACCACTTCCCGCATGCCCTGGCCGCCGTTCACCCTAAGTTCCAGGTGCCGCACCGCGCCGAACTCGTGGTGGGCGCGGTCGTCGCCGTACTCGCCGCGACCACCGACGTACGCGGGGCAATCGGCTTCTCCTCGTTCGGGGTGCTCGCCTACTACGCCATTGCCAACGCCTCCGCCTGGACGCTCACCCCGGACGAAGGCCGACCAGCACGGATCATCCCGGTCGTCGGGCTGGCCGGATGCCTCGTTCTCGCCTTCGCCCTCCCGGCCTCCTCGGTACTCAGCGGCGCCGCGGTGTTGGCCGCGGGAGCCGCTGCCTACGCGGTACGCCGCACACTGACCGCCCACGAGCTCTAG
- a CDS encoding TetR/AcrR family transcriptional regulator → MPLPRFDRLPAERRELILGVARRHFGEHGTKGASYNKIIEVAGVSKTAAYHYFDGREDLLTAVLDGVLGRLLDARGPWVPARDEADFRAQFAGASAALAAHLRHHPEDLALSDAAIGRTHAGPWLDWFDALVTDGQRLGMIRTDVDHGLLVSATAAVIRAADAWTLARMTTERVLPEAADFPEDGEASAQLWCLLYGLWGGAVATASTPAGEDPTHAR, encoded by the coding sequence ATGCCTCTTCCCCGTTTCGATCGCCTGCCCGCAGAGCGCCGGGAGCTCATCTTGGGCGTGGCGCGCCGGCACTTCGGCGAGCACGGCACCAAAGGCGCCTCCTACAACAAGATCATCGAAGTCGCGGGGGTCTCCAAGACCGCCGCCTACCACTACTTCGACGGCCGCGAGGACCTGCTCACCGCGGTCCTCGACGGTGTGCTCGGGCGACTGCTCGACGCCCGTGGCCCCTGGGTCCCGGCCCGTGACGAGGCCGACTTCCGGGCCCAGTTCGCCGGCGCCTCCGCCGCCCTCGCCGCCCACCTGCGGCACCACCCCGAGGATCTGGCCCTCAGCGACGCCGCCATCGGGCGCACCCACGCGGGCCCGTGGCTCGACTGGTTCGACGCCCTGGTCACGGACGGACAGCGGCTCGGGATGATCCGGACCGACGTGGACCACGGGCTGCTGGTGTCGGCGACCGCGGCGGTCATCCGGGCCGCCGACGCCTGGACCTTGGCCCGTATGACGACCGAGCGCGTCCTCCCCGAAGCCGCGGACTTCCCGGAGGACGGCGAGGCCTCGGCGCAGCTGTGGTGCCTGTTGTACGGCCTGTGGGGCGGGGCAGTCGCCACGGCCTCCACACCTGCCGGAGAGGACCCGACCCATGCGCGGTGA
- a CDS encoding sporulation protein, which translates to MVFKRLLGSMGVGGPAVDTVLDLTTAAPGGSLTGEVRLTGGRAGFDIEHITLELVAHVEAETEGGEHEGTVAFERFHIGGGFRLAEAEHRSAPFAITLPWETPITQLHGQPLGIVLGVRTELGIAGARDKGDLDPLSVGPLPEQEAILEAFGQLGFGFKSADLELGRIGGTGQQLPFYQEIELTPPTQYAHQVNEIELTFLAHPGGLEVVLEADKRGSLFSGGHDALGRHHVSHVGAAHRDWNAVVGSWISQLLDAHTARAAHTPHSPYGHGAGHDAHTHKDDHGHHDGHRSGPGMGTVVAAGAAGLAVGVVGGMVAAEAVDEIGDFFEDDEDEDEDGGEEA; encoded by the coding sequence ATGGTGTTCAAGCGCCTGCTCGGCTCGATGGGTGTCGGCGGCCCCGCCGTGGACACGGTTCTCGACCTGACGACCGCCGCGCCCGGGGGCAGCCTGACCGGCGAGGTCCGCCTCACCGGCGGCCGGGCCGGCTTCGACATCGAACACATCACTTTGGAACTCGTCGCCCACGTCGAGGCCGAGACCGAGGGCGGCGAGCACGAGGGCACGGTTGCTTTCGAGCGATTCCACATCGGCGGCGGCTTCCGCCTCGCGGAGGCCGAGCACCGCTCCGCGCCGTTCGCCATCACGCTGCCGTGGGAGACCCCCATCACCCAGCTGCACGGCCAGCCTCTGGGAATCGTCCTCGGGGTGCGGACCGAGCTCGGCATCGCCGGCGCCAGGGACAAGGGCGACCTCGACCCCCTCTCCGTGGGGCCGCTGCCCGAGCAGGAGGCGATCCTTGAGGCATTCGGGCAGCTCGGCTTCGGCTTCAAGTCCGCCGATCTCGAACTGGGCCGCATCGGCGGCACCGGCCAGCAGCTGCCCTTCTACCAGGAGATCGAACTCACCCCACCCACGCAGTACGCCCACCAGGTCAACGAGATCGAACTGACCTTCCTCGCCCATCCTGGCGGACTGGAGGTCGTCCTGGAGGCGGACAAGCGCGGCAGCCTCTTCTCCGGAGGCCACGATGCCCTCGGTCGGCACCACGTCAGCCACGTGGGAGCGGCCCACCGGGACTGGAACGCCGTCGTCGGCTCCTGGATCAGCCAGCTTCTCGACGCGCACACCGCCCGCGCGGCTCACACCCCCCACAGCCCCTACGGGCACGGCGCAGGGCACGACGCTCACACCCACAAGGACGACCACGGACACCATGACGGTCACCGGTCCGGGCCGGGCATGGGCACCGTGGTCGCTGCCGGCGCGGCCGGCCTCGCGGTCGGTGTCGTCGGCGGGATGGTGGCGGCCGAAGCCGTCGACGAGATCGGCGACTTCTTCGAGGACGACGAGGACGAGGACGAGGACGGCGGCGAGGAAGCGTAG
- a CDS encoding hemolysin family protein: MTEVLLLLLALALTLACAVFVAAEFSLTTVERSELERAAAAGERGAESALKAAKRLTFQLSGAQLGITVTSLVIGMLAEPSVSALLRGPLEAVGLSSGAVSTTATLLGVALSTVVLMVVGELVPKNWAISRPLAVAKVVAGPQRAFTAAFGPLIRHLNNTANRLVRRFGLEPAEELASARTPEELVALARHSARQGAIEADSAELFVKSLHLAELTAENVMTPRVDVQALEAHATAADAANLTLATGVSRFPVYRDTLDEVIGTLHIRDVLALEEEQRVKTPVTDLMTSALLVPHSLPVDTLLGRLRKARTMAVVIDEYGGTAGVATVEDIVEEVVGEVRDEHDPIEVPDLIEGPEQDGRQVWEADGSVRLDELEEIGFDVPEGPYETLAGLIATQLERIPAEGDTITVDGWEITVLDIEHHRADRVTIAAPAVSAADEERAR; this comes from the coding sequence GTGACCGAAGTCCTGCTGCTGCTTCTCGCTCTGGCGCTGACGCTGGCGTGCGCGGTGTTCGTCGCCGCCGAGTTCTCGCTCACCACCGTCGAGCGCAGCGAGCTCGAGCGTGCCGCCGCGGCCGGCGAGCGGGGCGCCGAGAGTGCCCTGAAGGCCGCCAAACGACTGACCTTCCAGCTGTCCGGGGCCCAGCTGGGCATCACGGTGACCTCGCTGGTGATCGGCATGCTGGCCGAGCCGTCCGTTTCCGCGCTGCTGCGCGGACCTCTGGAGGCCGTCGGCCTGTCCTCCGGGGCGGTGTCCACCACGGCGACGCTGCTGGGCGTCGCGCTCTCGACCGTCGTGCTGATGGTCGTGGGCGAGCTGGTGCCGAAGAACTGGGCGATCTCGCGCCCGCTGGCCGTCGCGAAGGTCGTCGCCGGCCCGCAGCGCGCCTTCACCGCCGCTTTCGGCCCCCTGATCCGGCACCTGAACAACACTGCGAACCGCCTGGTGCGCCGCTTCGGGCTGGAGCCGGCCGAGGAGCTGGCCTCTGCCCGTACGCCGGAGGAGCTCGTGGCTCTCGCCCGGCACTCGGCCCGCCAGGGAGCCATCGAGGCGGACTCGGCCGAACTGTTCGTGAAGTCCCTGCACCTGGCCGAGCTGACCGCGGAGAACGTGATGACCCCCCGCGTCGATGTCCAGGCCTTGGAGGCCCACGCCACCGCGGCCGACGCGGCGAACCTGACGCTGGCCACCGGCGTCTCCCGCTTCCCCGTCTACCGCGACACCCTCGACGAGGTCATCGGCACCCTCCACATCCGAGACGTCCTCGCACTGGAGGAGGAGCAGCGGGTCAAGACCCCGGTCACGGACCTGATGACCTCGGCTCTGCTCGTGCCGCACTCACTTCCCGTGGACACCCTGCTCGGGCGGCTGCGCAAGGCCCGCACCATGGCCGTGGTGATCGACGAGTACGGCGGCACCGCCGGTGTCGCCACCGTCGAGGACATCGTGGAAGAGGTCGTCGGCGAAGTCCGCGACGAGCACGACCCGATAGAGGTCCCCGACCTCATCGAAGGCCCCGAGCAGGACGGCCGCCAGGTCTGGGAGGCCGACGGCAGTGTCCGCCTCGACGAACTGGAAGAGATCGGCTTCGACGTGCCCGAGGGCCCGTACGAGACCCTCGCAGGCCTGATCGCCACCCAGCTCGAACGCATCCCCGCCGAAGGCGACACCATCACCGTCGACGGCTGGGAAATCACCGTGCTCGACATAGAGCACCACCGCGCGGACCGGGTCACGATCGCCGCACCCGCCGTCTCCGCAGCCGATGAGGAGCGAGCCCGATGA
- a CDS encoding Na+/H+ antiporter translates to MRSVGTVLFLVVLATVVATGARRWRIPAPSLLVVAGLVVALTPGTPEIRVSPEVIGLVVLPPLLYASAEELSWRELRLVWKPVSVLAVGLVLASAAAVGAVASLLTPLTWQMALVLGAVLASTDPVAVTALGRRLALPPRVQVLVQAESLFNDATSLVLFRVAVVVAVASAGVSWQAAGTEFALLAGGGVLAGGVVAGVVALIRRRTEDPVLETVIALVTPYAAYVLAEEVHASGVTSVVVAGVVLGGQAGRFTKARIRIQLHAVNGTVVFLLESVVFSLIGLTLPGQVAALTDADRLWPLYALVVAATLIAVRLLWVLPLSVIVQRSAGTRPSWRVPAVLTWAGTRGVVPLAAALSIPAAADDGSLLGQRPLVLVLTTSVVVVTLVAQGFTLADVVRRSGIALEPDHTEREEASARCSLAAAGIRRLDEMSDIEAVPDVVADRLRRSLPARLDHARDRLDEADLAESADHVYRLLRRDLIRVEAVELQRLYDEHHISDTTRQRLQRSLDLEEARLDLVT, encoded by the coding sequence ATGCGCAGTGTCGGTACGGTCTTGTTCCTCGTGGTCCTGGCCACGGTCGTGGCCACAGGGGCCCGGCGCTGGCGGATTCCCGCGCCCTCACTGCTCGTCGTGGCGGGCCTCGTCGTCGCGCTGACACCAGGTACTCCGGAGATACGGGTCAGCCCCGAAGTGATCGGTCTGGTCGTCCTCCCGCCCCTGCTGTACGCGAGCGCGGAGGAACTGTCCTGGCGCGAGCTGCGCCTGGTGTGGAAGCCGGTCAGTGTGCTCGCGGTAGGTCTGGTGCTGGCCTCGGCAGCCGCGGTCGGGGCCGTGGCGTCGCTGCTCACTCCGCTGACCTGGCAGATGGCGCTGGTCCTGGGTGCCGTCCTCGCGAGCACGGACCCGGTCGCCGTCACTGCCCTCGGCCGCCGCCTCGCCCTGCCACCCCGCGTCCAGGTCCTGGTACAGGCTGAGAGCCTCTTCAACGACGCGACGTCGCTCGTGCTCTTCCGAGTCGCGGTCGTCGTAGCCGTGGCCTCCGCCGGGGTGTCCTGGCAGGCCGCGGGCACCGAGTTCGCGCTGCTCGCCGGCGGAGGCGTCCTGGCCGGGGGAGTGGTTGCGGGTGTGGTGGCTCTGATCCGCCGCAGGACCGAGGACCCGGTACTGGAGACCGTCATAGCCCTGGTGACCCCGTACGCCGCCTACGTGCTGGCCGAGGAGGTGCACGCGTCCGGCGTGACCTCGGTCGTGGTGGCGGGCGTCGTGCTCGGCGGTCAGGCGGGCCGGTTCACCAAAGCCCGCATCCGGATCCAGCTGCACGCCGTCAACGGCACCGTTGTCTTCCTGTTGGAGAGCGTCGTCTTCAGTCTCATCGGCCTCACCCTGCCCGGACAGGTCGCGGCGCTGACCGATGCCGACCGACTCTGGCCCCTGTACGCCCTCGTCGTCGCCGCGACCCTGATCGCCGTGCGCCTGCTGTGGGTACTGCCGCTCTCGGTCATCGTCCAGCGCAGTGCGGGTACGCGGCCCTCTTGGCGGGTGCCGGCCGTGCTGACCTGGGCGGGCACGCGCGGCGTCGTCCCGCTGGCCGCGGCTCTCTCCATCCCTGCCGCGGCGGACGACGGCAGCCTGCTGGGCCAGCGCCCGCTCGTCCTCGTACTGACCACATCGGTGGTGGTCGTCACCCTGGTCGCCCAGGGCTTCACCCTGGCCGATGTGGTCCGCCGCTCCGGCATCGCCCTCGAACCGGACCACACCGAACGCGAGGAGGCATCCGCCCGGTGCAGCCTTGCCGCCGCCGGGATCCGCCGCCTGGACGAGATGTCCGACATCGAAGCCGTACCGGACGTCGTGGCGGACCGTTTGCGACGCAGCCTGCCGGCCCGCCTCGACCATGCCCGCGACCGCTTGGATGAAGCCGACCTGGCGGAGTCCGCAGACCATGTCTACCGGCTGCTGCGCCGCGACCTGATCCGGGTGGAGGCCGTCGAACTCCAGCGGCTGTACGACGAACACCACATCAGCGACACCACCCGCCAACGGCTGCAGCGCTCACTGGACCTGGAGGAGGCGCGGCTGGACCTGGTGACCTGA